The genomic DNA TCCGCTGGCCACGTATCGCCTGGGCCTCGCCCTTGAGGAGCGCGGCGATCGCGCCGACACGCCGTCCGCCCGGAACGCTGCGCTGGACGCAGCCGAGGCCGCCTACCGCGCGGCCCTTGCGCAATGGACCTCCACCGGCGCCACCTTCCGGTATGTGGCGGACGCGCGGGAGCGCCTGCTCAACGTCGAAACCCGCCGAAATGCCCCATGAAGATGGCACCCAGGGGCGTGAGGGCGCCGCGGATGGCATCGTTGGCGGGGCCGTAGACGGCGAAGGAGAGCGGAGTGACGCAGGCCATGAACCGCTCCGCGAAGTGGGCTCCGAAATTCCCGAGATGCACGAGCGCCGCAGCGTTGTCGACGTATCGTTCCTGGATATGGACTTCCGATGCATCGTCCATGACGTACCAGTCGTACGTGAGGCATCCATCCTCCTTCGTCGTGGCCGGGACCATTTCATTCATGAGCGCGCGGAAAGCATCCATTTGGCCGTCCTTGACGGCGAGCTTCAGATTCCAGGAGATGTGGTTCATGGGGGGAGGGGTTTGGTGGGGTGGCGGTGGGCGGAGTGCGCCTGGCGCGCGACGCTCGGCGAAACCCAATGTGGGTAAAAACCTCCGCGTATCAAAATCGCGGGGTCCCGCGGGCGTGTAGGCGCCCCCATCCGAAGGTCACGCGTATTGCTCGCCATCGATTCTCGGCAGGCCTTTTGGTTTGAAAGGATGGGGAAGGAACGAACGCAAAATCCGATCCCCTCCTTAGCATTCAGCCTGACGTCGTGGTACTTGCACTCATCTTTCTGCTGGCGCTCCAAGCGGTCCCGATGAACAGTGCTGTTCTGGTTGAAAGCTTGGGAAATGACCAGTTTCGTGCACGGGTGGAGCAAGGAAATACGACTCCTGTCCGTGATCAGTGGGGGTACGTGACCAGGCCGGCGCTCGATGGAGACATGGACCTGATTACTCGTGCTGTTGTCCTTTCCGTGAACGAGGCCGACATCAGAGTCAAGACGATTAGGGATGGAATGCCAGCGCGCGCCGGGGACATTCTGGTTTTCAATGCAGGTGTCGTGGTATTCGACCCCAGTCCGGCATCGGCTCGACTGGAGCTGTCGGGCCCGGCATCGCGAACCGTAACGGGCCGATCCCAATTCATTGTGCCAGCGGGCCCATACACAGTTCGAGTAACAGCCCCCGGGTATCTGGCGCATTCCGGGCGTCTGACTATCGACGCAAACCGGATTCACAATTTACCGTCATCCCTGCAGCGGAGAACGTGGACTCCTGCCCTGCGGTGCTCCGACGGCAACTGCTCCATTTCGCTTCGGGGTGGGCAGCGGCTTCCCCTGGTAACCATGCCTGACGGGTCATTTGTACCGGGTGATTGGCGGAACACAGGTGCAACTAATACACGACCGGCCAGGCGCGTGCAATTGAAGGGTTTCAGGATAGGCGCCACTGAAGTCACGGTCGGGCAATTCAGACGGTTCGTGGAGGAGACCGGTCACGTGACAGCCGTGGAGGTCCAGGGTTTTGGATTCACCAAATCGGCAGATGGCAAGACGGTGCGTCGCGAAGGAATATCCTGGAAGGAGCCGGGTTTTCCACAAAGCGATGACCATCCTGTTGTCCTCGTTACGAAGAACGATGCCATGCAATTCGCCGACTGGATAGGCGCACGCTTGCCCACAGTGGCAGAATGGGAGTATGCGGCCCGCAATGGAGGCGGGCAAGTCATCTACCCCTGGGGAGACCAATTGGCATCCAATACCGCCAACTTTGCGGACCGTACGTCCGGATTTGCGAATGCTGCATCC from Rhodothermales bacterium includes the following:
- a CDS encoding putative quinol monooxygenase is translated as MNHISWNLKLAVKDGQMDAFRALMNEMVPATTKEDGCLTYDWYVMDDASEVHIQERYVDNAAALVHLGNFGAHFAERFMACVTPLSFAVYGPANDAIRGALTPLGAIFMGHFGGFRR
- a CDS encoding SUMF1/EgtB/PvdO family nonheme iron enzyme; this translates as MPDGSFVPGDWRNTGATNTRPARRVQLKGFRIGATEVTVGQFRRFVEETGHVTAVEVQGFGFTKSADGKTVRREGISWKEPGFPQSDDHPVVLVTKNDAMQFADWIGARLPTVAEWEYAARNGGGQVIYPWGDQLASNTANFADRTSGFANAASNLTDGQQYTAAVRTYPGSSAGLFDMAGNVSEWCLNPGTGGKGLIRGGSWAEETRFMRTTTSNEVANENVATTWIGFRVVME